The region CACGCCACATCGTCGTCAGAAAATAAGCATACAAGGTATGTTCTTAACAGAGGCATTTCAGTCATTAACAGTTTAGACTTTGGactttttttgcacatttctttTGGTGATTAAATATGTCAATAAACATATCATTAGGAAACTAGGAAGGTAAACTCCATGAATGAACTCAGTTGCCTCGAAAATGCCAGCTAATTATGTTAAAACGTTAAAAATGGTGGTAGATTGCTGATCCATGCTAACATTTTGCTTAGATTATGCTATGCTTTTGCTATTGTATCCAAGGTGTGCTGTTATGCTGTTATGATCTTTATCTTACATCCACTGATACCTTAAAACCAGTACTAACTTACATTCACTGGTACTTAAATCTACTGTACTCTTAAGTTGAAGGTCAATGGTAGTTAAATCCACTGCCACTCTAAATTTAATGATATCTTAAATCCATGGTCACCTTAAGTTAATTGCTACCTTAAATTTACTCATACTACAAATTCACTGTCACCTTAAGTTTATTGATACCCTAAATCCATAGCATCTTTAATTCAATACTATCATAAATCCATTGTCACCTTAAATTCATTGCTACCTTAAACGCAATTCTCCCTGAAATTCtcgaaaaaaaaatggattgcCACCTTAATTCCACTGCTCCCTTAGACCCACTACCATTGTAAATTTAACGGCAATGTAACTTTAAATCCACTAATACATTAAATTTGCTGCCACTTTAAATTCATTATCACCTTAAATTctctgccaccttaaatttattgccATCTTAAATACACTTAGGGTAGCCCTGACGAAGTCCaactcactgggaacgagtctgacttactgctggccatgcgaaccaaactccagctttgtttgtacagggcctggatggctcgtagcaaagagccatgtaccctgtgctcccgaagcacctcccacaggaTACCCCAGGGAaaacagtcgaatgccttctccaaatccacaaagcacaaggactggttgggcaaactcccatgcaccctccagaatcctgcagagggtgaagagttggtccagtgttccatgaccagggcggaacctgcACTGCTCCTTCTGAATccaaggttcgactataagccagactctcttctccagtaccctggcatagaccttaccagggagactaaggagtgtgattcccctgtagttggaacacaccctccggtccccctttttaaaaagaggcaccaacATCCCAGTCTACCAATCCAGTGGCTCTGCccctgatgtccacgcaatgttgaaaagccatgtcaagacagccccacaacatccagagccttgaggaactcaggacggatctcatccacccctggagacTTGCCACCAAGGaactttttaactaccttagtgacttcggtgtcagtaatggacaagcctatttcCATGTCCCCatactctgcctcctcactggagaaggtgttggtgggattgagaaggtcctcaaagtattccttcctcAGCCCaatgagctttttaactaccttagtgacttcggtgtcagtaatggacaagcctatttcCATGTCCCCATACTCTGCCTCCACACTGGAGAaggtgttggtgggattgagaaggtcctcaaagtattccttcctcagcccaatgacgtcttcagtcgaagtcagcagcacaccatctccactgtatacagtgctagtggcacactgcttccccttctgagtcgtctgacagtttgccagaatctttttgcaGCCAATTTAAAGGGTTTTTGTCTTGGCGACAACtcaagccgcagatcgcttggcctgtcgatacctgccagctgcctctggtgtcccacaggccaaccatgtccagtaggactccttcttcagcttgatggaatCTCTCACCTGGGATGTCCACCATCGGGTTCAAGGATtaactaaccctaaccctaaccctaacccgaCAGGctacagctacagtcagccgcttcaacaacggatgagcggaacatggcccattctgagtcaatgttcctcacctcccccgatatctggtcaaagttttGATGgcggtgtgagttgaagatcaatctgacaggttcttctgccagacattcccagcaaaccctcaccatacatttgggtttgcctggtctgaccggcatcttcccccatcacctgatccaactcacctcCAGGTGGTGATCATTTcaaagctcagctcctctctttagccgagtgtccaaaacacatggccgcaagtccgatgacacgactacaaagtcaatcattgaactgcggcctagggtgtcctcgtgccatgtgcacttatggacatccttgtgttcgtgatggacaaactgtggtttgcacagatgtccaaaaactgaacaccactcgggttcagatcagagaggccattcctcccaatcacacccctccaggtctcactgtcattgcccatgtgagcgttgaAATCCCCCAGTAGGataatagagtctccaggaggagcactttcaagcgtccttcccaaggactctaagaaggctgggtactctgaactgctgttcggtgcataatattttacatttcctTCACTCAATTGGGGTAAAAAGTgtggactaaaataaaaattaatctGTACATATCATGCTGATTTTTTTGACAAATTGTGTTAATTTAATGTCTTTTAGGTGCAAAgatctgtgtgcagtgagagctgtcCTCCAGGATCCAGGCAGACTGTACAGAAAGGAAAGCCAGTCTGCTGCTATGACTGTATACCATGtgcagaaggagagatcagTAGCAAGACGGGTTGTGTGTCCCAACACAGTGGGCAGTTTGTTGGGGCCAGTCATAGTTtagttgttttctttcttttggggTTCTTTCCAAACATAAGATTTTGAATACGGTCTTATAATCTCTCAGACTCTCTGAACTGTGTGCACTGCCCTTCTGAGTTTTGGCTCAACACCCAGCAAGACAGCTGCCTCCCCAAGCTGTGAAGTTCTTGTTCTGGGACGACACTCTGAGCATCATTCTGACAGTGTTCTCCATCACTGGGGCCTTCatagctgtgtgtgtggctgctgtTTTGTACAAACACAGAACTTCTTGTATTGTCTGAGCCAacaactcagagctgagcttcctgctgctgttctcaTTGAATCTGTGTTTCCTTCTCATTGACTCTGTGTTTGGATCACCTTTATCCCAGCTTATGTgagctctcctggaaagttcactgtagctATAGAGATATTTGCTATTTTGGTCTCAAACTTCAgtttaaacttttttattttcattcccAAGTGTTTCGTAATCATGTTTAGGCCAGAGCAGAATACCAAGAAACACCTTATGGACAAAGTACCCTCCAAGTCTCTTTGAGTCTCTCATACAAACTGTATGTGTAGGATTGGCTGTTAGGTTCTGCATCTTTATGCatctttttaattaaactgtatattatgttgtatttttatacatatgtAAGGTCTCAGTCGCACAAATGCaatatttttgctgtttgtcaTCCTTTTACTTAATATGAAATTCATTTAGAAATCATTAAAAGTACTAGGAAAACAATATTACTATGTAAGCGATTTTCTTTCTGCTGAAATTTGGGATTTCTGATTGGCTAGCTGAATTCTCTTCCCTTAATTGGCTAGGCAAATCttgttttctgattggctgctagTACTGCTTTCTGATTAGCTGTCAGTATCTGAATATGTGACTGGCTAGCTGAATACTGCTCTCTGATTAAGGGCCAGTGACCTCTTTTTTGATTGCCTGCCAATATCAGCACTGAATATTCAGCTGACCTGATTTGACTACTTGATTTAACTAGCAAAGTCCTTTTACATATGTTGTTTAATCCAGTGGCTAAATATATTGGGACATTGGGATAGAATAATATACAGATGAGGCCAGGATTTTTACCAggagaagtgttttttttattaaacagagCTAAAAGGTACATAACATACAGACAAACCAGAAGGAAGATCACTACCAGCCACAGGCTTCACTCTCACAGTGATGTTCCCATGCACAAAAAAATCACACCCCATACAATAAAACATAACCaacacacacccaacacacacccacaacaaCACAAAGTCCTTTTTAACAGGGTGTGTATGTGCCATGAGATGTTGCATGTTGCTGCTGGTATGACTTTGCCTCCTAGATTAAGCCAAGTGTCTGGGTTCAGTTTTGATCCACATATCAAGTTCCTCAAtaagactgcattctttcaaATAACATTGTTCATCCCGTTCCTGACTAATAATGAGACAGAAACAGTGGTTCGTGACTGCGTTGTCTTAAATTGAATACTGTAACTTCCTCTTTTTTAGCCTCTGTTAAAGCTAAAGAATATTTGGAACTTTGCAGCTAGAGTTCTCACTTATACTGAGCGTTCAGTTCGCATCACCCTCTACTCTCTCAGCCACACTGGCTACAGGCCCTGTCctgtataaaagtctaaaatttGCTTGCTCTCCTCTACGTCAGTGAACTCCTCTCAAGTAGTCTTGTAATAATTTATTTGCTGACCCAGGATCAGACTTTCCACCTTGGGAGGTAGGTCCAtcagtgccatggcccccaaGCTCTGGGATTCttgttctcagtctctctgtatctgcTCTTCTTTGTcaacttttaaatgtaatttgaagacttttctttttcatgaacATGTCTTGTCCTTCTTTACTGCTTAGTCTAATCTTACTTTGTTGTGTTCTTTTTTATGTACTTTGTTATGTAAAGCAAGTCTCACATTGTGAAATCTACTATATTCATGCAACTTCTTATTATTGTTGGTGAGATGTATTTATATGTTATGAGATTTATTGTGCTGGAGCATGGGTTTACTTGGTGTAGGCTAGTGTTTACCATGAAGGAGAGAGCATATGGATAGGATTGACATGTCTTCTATTTCATCTGCGTTTCAAGTGGCTTTTCTGTCTTGTTCCTTTAACAAAGAGCATGTTGGAGCAGACATTACAGCCTCACCTGACTTTTCTTCTGTCCGATGCCAAATTTTATATGTTGCTCTCAAATGTCGTGTTGTCATTTTACATCAGGCAAAAATAAACTGCATTGGGGATATGGTGGCACCGGATGTAACCAAATAAAATATGCTGAAATTCAAAGTCTAAATTATGACCTGTAGTGCTGAAGATTATGAGGCCTGCAGTTACTGTAGCTCAGCCTCTATAAGTATTTTCATGACATCATTCAATAGACCAGTGCAATACATCATTGCAGTTTCTACTAAAGACATAACCACGCCTCCTGAgtctgagctcagaaacacagTGTATCATACAAAGCTGGCTATATAAAGGCAGTCACTCTGGCTTTCAGAGAGCTGTGGAACAAGCAAGCATGCCATGCAGCTCACTTCAAGACTGATGACATTTTTATCAATGCTTTGTATAACTggactcagtccagcagcatgTAAAGCTGACCCAGTCAGCTGCAGGCTGTGGGCTGAGCCTCAGATGCCTGGTCTTTCAATGAATGGAGACTATATAATCGGAGGcattttttctattcatttctaCACCAGCTCAGAACAGAACACCTACACCAGACAGCCACTGCAGCCACAGTGCTCTGGGAGGTCTGTCTGTGAGTGTAGTGAGCAGTTGGGGGGAGCATGCAACATAAATTTTAATAATCAATTATTCACATTTTTGCAGTCATCCACTGCTTATTACGTTAGTGActttaaaacagcagaaactttGGTTGTTTCTAAAAATTTTCATAATTTATGTTTCTGAACAGTATGAATTTCAGGGGGCTGCACTTCGCTCGTGCCATGGAGTTCACAATCTATGAGGTCAACAACAGAACAGATCTCCTGCCGGGAATCACGTTAGGATACCAGATACACGACTCGTGCGCTGCAGTGTCGATGGCTGTTAAAGTTGCATTTCAGTTTGCAAACGGCGTGGAGCCATTTTACAATGATACTGATTCCTGTTCAAaatctgcagctgctgctgttcctgCTCTCGTGGGAGATTCGGTTTCCACTCCCTCAATGAGTATGGCCAGACAACTGGGTCTTTTTGGAATTCCACAGGTGATTATAAGCTGCGCCAAAAGATGCAATATTGAAATAAACTGAATGACTATATGATATTTCACATATAAGCGATAGAGTAAAACAAGAGTTCTCAAATAACGTTTCTATCTTCTTTGTTACAATGAATAACAGGTGAGTCCCCATGCAACCTGCGCATGTCTGAGCGATAAGCGtcagtatcctgccttcctcagGACCGTACCAAGTGACCACCACCAAGCGGACGCACTGGCAAAAATGGTGAAGTATTTCGGCTGGACATGGATTGGGGCAGTGCGCAGCGACTCAGACTATGGGAATTATGGAATGGCGTCGTTTCTAAAGGCTGCGCAGGAGGAGGGAATCTGTGTGGAGTACTCCGAGTCCTACTACAGAACACAACCGCGCAGTAAACTGGAGAGAGTGGCGAACGTCATCCGGAGATCAACAGCGCGGGTAATAGTAGCGTTTCTTGCTCCAGGCGACATGAAGTTTCTATTAGAGGAACTGGCGAGACAGCCGCCGCCTCCACTTCAGTGGATCGGCAGCGACGCGTGGATTATAGAACCAGAGTTTCTGCGCTTTAACATGTGCGCTGGGGCGATAGCATTTGCCGTCCCTGGCTCGGTGATTCCAGGTTTCCGTGAGTTTCTTCTGGATCTCTCTCCAGCACAAGCACTGAAATCTCCTCTGCTAACGGAATTTTGGGAGAGCTCGTTCAGCTGTAGCCTAATAGGCTCCTCAGGGGGCGCGCGGGAATGTGATGGCAGTGAGGATATGCGCGCGCTGCAGAACCCGTATACAGACACGTCGGAGCTGCGCGCATCTAACCTGGTGTATAAAGCTACGTATGCCATAGCGCATGCCATCCACGGTGTTATCTGTAATGACACGCAGTGCGACAAGAGCGCTAAATTCACACCATGGCAGGTATAAAAACATGACCCTTGTAAACAGCCACTAGCTTGTCTCATAATTGGCATTAATGTGACTTTATTGTTTAAGCTGTCTACATTGCATTAATCTATCTGCATGAAGTTGGCTACATGGGCTTTTCATCTATTGTGGTGGATCATAGTTGTTTAATTAGTAACACCAATGTCAGTGTTTTTGCGACACATGAAGCTTTCAGTGTTTTATCCAAATTGTATCTCTACACAGTTTTCAGTAACCACAACGTTAATGATTGATCCCCCAAGTTTTTCCGTTAACGACTTGTTTCTGTTTCgcaattgtaataataataataataataataataataataataacaataataataatggaacaGGTGGTGGATCGGGAACAAGAttttttaatcttaatctaaatGCTGATGtctttaaatgaacatttattgTGCATATTTATACTAATTTTAACACACCATTGATTTAAATGGGAtatgtgtaatgcatttattGCCTCTCATCATATTTTACTATCCCTAAATTCACTGCCCAGTTATACAATTTTTCATGAATAAACTTGCAAAGAaattcacttaaaaaaacaaaaatcgaAGTGAGTCGTTACTAGTTCATTTAGGAATAGACTAATTAAATAGTAGACGTCATTTATTCTGGGATTTATATTTACTTTGAGGCTTTTTTCTCGATTTTAAATAGCAGAGACACCAATCGCCACCACAGTGGGGGAATAGCCCACATAAACTTTCGCAATGTGTCACCATGTCGAAATTCATCAGTGATACATGAATAGTTTTATAACACATTAATTAATCACAGTCGAATTATGTGTCATTGCAGATACTCGACCAGCTCAAGAGAGTGAACTTCACTACAAAGAATGGTTTTCAGGTCTGGTTTGATTCCAATGGTGATCTTGCGGCCGTCTACGACCTCATAAACTGGCAGTTTATG is a window of Pygocentrus nattereri isolate fPygNat1 chromosome 7, fPygNat1.pri, whole genome shotgun sequence DNA encoding:
- the LOC108434024 gene encoding extracellular calcium-sensing receptor-like, which encodes MQLTSRLMTFLSMLCITGLSPAACKADPVSCRLWAEPQMPGLSMNGDYIIGGIFSIHFYTSSEQNTYTRQPLQPQCSGSMNFRGLHFARAMEFTIYEVNNRTDLLPGITLGYQIHDSCAAVSMAVKVAFQFANGVEPFYNDTDSCSKSAAAAVPALVGDSVSTPSMSMARQLGLFGIPQVSPHATCACLSDKRQYPAFLRTVPSDHHQADALAKMVKYFGWTWIGAVRSDSDYGNYGMASFLKAAQEEGICVEYSESYYRTQPRSKLERVANVIRRSTARVIVAFLAPGDMKFLLEELARQPPPPLQWIGSDAWIIEPEFLRFNMCAGAIAFAVPGSVIPGFREFLLDLSPAQALKSPLLTEFWESSFSCSLIGSSGGARECDGSEDMRALQNPYTDTSELRASNLVYKATYAIAHAIHGVICNDTQCDKSAKFTPWQILDQLKRVNFTTKNGFQVWFDSNGDLAAVYDLINWQFMQDGTIDFITVGHYDSSRPTGQEFSMSRAISWVGGQTEVPRSVCSESCPPGTRKAVQKGKPVCCYDCIPCAEGEISNMTDSLNCLHCAPEFWPNTQRDNCLPKPVEFLSWDDTLSIILTVFSIAGAFIAVCVTALFYKHRTSPIVRANNSELSFLLLFSLTLCFLCSLTFIGRPSEWSCMLRHTAFGITFVLCISCVLGKTIVVLMAFRATLPGSNAMKWFGPPQQRLSVLAFTLIQVLICVLWLTISPPLPLKNLKHYKERIILECGLGSAVGFWAVLGYIGFLALLCFIFAFLARKLPDNFNEAKFITFSMLIFCAVWVTFIPAYVSSPGKFTVAVEIFAILASSFGLIICIFIPKCFIIVFRPERNTKKHLMNKVPSKAL